Within Phycisphaeraceae bacterium, the genomic segment CGAGCATCTCCTCGAAGGCGTCGCGACTCAGGTCATAGGCACTTTCCGGCGTCAGTCGTTCGACGAGCGCGTACATCGCCTCTCGCCACGAGAAGAAGTCGCCTGCTCCTGCCGGAAAGCTCTCGCCGCACCCTCGGAGCCCCCGCTGGAAGGCATGCGAGTGCGCGTTCACGAAGCCGGGCAGGAGCGCGCGTCCGCGCCACTCACGATGAGGTACGGCACCCGCGCGGGCGAGCCCCGCGTGAAAGTCGGATCGAGCGATGCTCTCGCGGTCGCTCGCGCCCTGACGCCACACCTGCGCGATGCTCCCGTCGGCGCCGATCGCGATGCGCACGCCGCGCTCGAACCTGCCATCGACCCACGCGAGGTCGGCTTCGATGATTTCCGCCCAAGTCACGCCCACGAATGTACGCGAAGCGGTGGCGGCGTAGTCTCCGGTCCATGCCCAGACGATCAAGCCGATTGGTTCAACCCGAGGATCTCCTCCGCCTCGTGACGGTGGCCGACCCCCGCTTCTCCGCCGACGGCCACTCAGTCGTCTTTGTTCGAAAGGGTTACGACGCCAAGGGAGCGCGAACCAGCGAGCTCTGGCTCGCGTCAACGAGAGGCGCTCAGCGGCAGCGACCTCTGACGACAGGGCCTCGCGACTCGACACCGCGCCCATCACCCGTGGATGACTCCCTTCTCTTCGTGCGATCGGCGACGAAGGAGGCTCCTCAGCTCGCCCTCCTGAAACTCCCGCCGGTGCGCGGGAAGGCTCGCCCGCAGGTTCGCACGCTGACGAGGCTGCCCGAGGGTTCTCTCGCGAGCGTCGAGTGGAGTCCCGACGGCCGCCATGTCGCCTTCAAGTGGCGCCAGACGATGACAGAGTTCACTGCGGCGGCGGCCAAGCGGCGCAAGGCGCTCGGTCATTCGACGCCGGCGCTCGTCGTCGATGATCCCTGGTATCGCCTCGATGGTGACGGTGTCTTCGGAACGGCCCGTTTCCGCCTCTTCGTGCTTGACCTCGGTCGCAACGGTGCCGCGCCTCGAGAAGTCTTCCGTTGCGATCACCTCGACGACTTCTCGTTCGACTGGTCACCGGACAGTTCGACCATCGCCGTCGCGTGCAATCGTGACCCCCGGGCGCTCTTTCATCCGGAGCGCGCCGAGATCCTGCTGGTTGATCCTGCAGGGAAGCGATCGCCGCGCTCCATCGAGGGTTTGCCTGAAGGCCCCAAGGACTCACCGCGCTGGTCACCCGATGGCACTCACCTCGCGTGGGCGGGCCGACGCGGTCGTAGCTCCATGTATGACACGGCCAATGTCGAACTCTGGACGGCGGCGATCGATGGCAGCGCTTCGCGCCCGAGGGCCGTTCGCCCGACTTCACTCACCGGCGCCAGCGACTTCTGCCTGATGTCGGGAACGCTCAGCGACACCGCCGATGCGAGCTTCGCGCCATGGTTTGCTTGGAGCCCGGATGGGCAATCACTGCTGATGCGCATCGGCTGGCACGGTGCCGGGCGCATTGCGAGCGTGAGTGCCAGTGGCGGCGAGGTCGTCCTGCACACGGACGGTGGTGCCGAGCTTGCACCGGGCGCGTTTGCCGCGCGCGAGGGGCTGATTGTCGCCGTGCGCAGTGCACCGATGGAGCCACCCGAGATCGCCGTGGCCGAGGTGCATGGCCATCTCTTCGAGGTCGAGGTGCGCACCTCATTCAACTCCTCGTTCCGCCAGTCAAGAGCTCTCGTGACGCCACGCGAGGTCTGGGTGACGGCCGATGGACGCATACGGAGCGGTGCGCCGCGCTCGAAGGGGCGTCGCTCCGGCCACGCGGTGCACGCGTGGGTGATGCGTCCACCGCCGGGCGCACCGCGCCGAGGCGGTGCGGCCATTCTCCAAGTGCACGGAGGTCCACACGCCCAGTACGGCGTCAGCTTCTTCCACGAGTTTCAGGTTCTTGCCGCCGCGGGCTACACGGTGGTCTTCTCGAATCCGCGCGGCAGCAAGGGGTATGGCGCCCGCTTCTGTGGAGCGATCCGCGGCCGCTGGGGGACCGCCGACTGGAAGGATGTGCAGTCGGTCACGCGATTCATGGCCCGCCTGCCCGGCGTGAACCGAGCGCGACTCGCCATCATGGGTGGCAGTTATGGCGGCTACATGGCCAACTGGGCGATCGCTCATTCAAAGGAGTATCGCGCCGCCATCACCGACCGTTGCGTGAGCGACCTCTCGAGCATGTGCGGAACGAGTGACTACCCCGAGGTGCCCGATCTCTACTGGCCGGGCGTGGCATGGGATCGACCGCAGGCGCTTCGACGCTCAAGCCCGATCACCTGTTTCAAGGGTGTCCGCACACCGACACTGATCATTCACTCGGAAGGCGATCTGCGCTGCAACATCGAACAGGGCGAACAGGTCCACGCCGCGCTCGTCACCCAGGGCGTCCCCACACGCTTTGTCCGCTATCCGCGTGAAACGAGCCACGGCATGAGCCGCTCCGGCCCTTCGGATCTGCGGATTCACCGACTCCGGCAGATTCTCCAGTGGTGGGATGAACATCTCGTCAAGTCTTCGACTCGATGACGGCCCCGTCGCCCGGGCATCGAATCTAGGATGGATCACATGGCGAAAGACCCGAGGTCCAAAGGCCGCAACTCCCGCACTGCGTCGACGCGACCTGCGTCGGGTCGGAACGGGAAGGCCCGCACCACTGCGGACCAGACCGCGGCCCGCGCAGAGAGCAACGACATGATCTGCTTCCCCGAGCCCGACTTCGCGAACACCACCACGCACGATGCCATGTCGCATGTGCGAGCACTGCTCGAGTACATCGGCGAGGATCCCGACCGCGAGGGGCTGCTCGACACTCCGAAGCGCGTCATCCGCGCCATGCACGAACACTTCCGCGGATACGGCATGGACCCCGCCGAGCCGCTGCGCAAGACCTTCAGCGAGGTCGAGGGCTACGACGAGCTCGTCCTGCTGACGAACATCGAAGTGCACAGCCATTGCGAACACCACATGGTGCCCTTCGTCGGCCGTGCCCATGTCGGCTACATCCCCAACGGCCGCGTGGTGGGCCTCTCGAAGCTCGCGCGTGTGGTCGAGATCTTCTCCAAGCGACTGCAAGTCCAGGAGAAGCTGACCGCGCAGATCGCGGGGACCATCAAGGAAGTGCTCAAGCCGCACGGCGTGGGCGTCATTCTCCAGTGCCGACACTTCTGCATGTGCTATCGAGGCGTGCAGCAGCCCGGCGCAGTGACGACCACCAGCAAGCTGCACGGCACCTTCCTGTCGAGCCCTGCCGCCCGCATGGAGTTCCTCACCCTCTGCGGCTTCAACAAGCCGCCGGAGTGAGCCCGGCATCGCCTTCGGCGTGGCCGATCGGTCTGGAGTCGCGGCGACCCGGCTCGTGATTGACGCGATCCGACCCCGGTGTTGCTTCGCTGAATGTTGTCAACGGACCGTCGTGACCGTGATGCCGGAGCCGGAACTCACAGCTCACACGGCTCTCATGACTCACGCAGCGCCATAGACCGGCACGATCGCGCCGCTGGTGACGCGATTGCGCGGCGAGGCGAGGGCCCGAATCACCGAGGCGACATCGTCAACGCTCGGCCACTTCGAGTGGTCGGCATCGGGCATGGCGCTTCGATTGCTCGGCGTGTCCATCATCGACGGTGCCACGGCATTGACGAGAATGCCCTCACTGAGAAGCTCGACTGCAAGCGATTGGGTCAGGCTGACCACGGCCGCCTTGCTCGCCGAATAGGCGGTCATGCCGCCCACCGGCTGAAGCGCCGGCCGAGCGGCGACATTCACAATCCAGCCACGCGGCATTCCGCCGCGTCCCGCATCGACCTCACGGCGTGCCGCAGGTGCCGCATCGCTCGGCTCCGCGCCGCGATGCCGGCCGTCACCTCCGCCGTGAGAGCCGCTCGCCAACGGCGCGCTGCGGCGCATCGCGCGCACCGCCTCGCGACAGCAGAGATAGCAACTCACGGTGTTCATGCGCCACATCGCCTCGAAGTCGGCGAGCGAAGTCTCCGAAATCGGAGTCATGCCGAAGCCACCAGCGCAGTGAATCGATCCATCGAGTCGCTCGAGCGCTTCAAACGCTCGGCGAACCGAAGCCTCGTCACTGAGATCGACCTCGAACGAGCGCACCGACGGCGGCAGGGCGTTCGCCTGCGGCTTGACTCGGTCGAGCACCGTGACGGTGGCGCCGCTCTGAACCAGAGACCGCGCCACGGCCGCACCGAGGGCGCCAGCACCGCCGGTGACCACGAGATGTCGACCACCCATGTTGCTCTCAGCCATGCACGCGAGTGTACGGAGTCGCTTTCCGTGCATTCGCCACGCCAGAGCGAGGAGGGTGCCATGCGTCATCGACCACGCATGTCCTGAAGGCCGCAGGGTCGGGCGTTCGAAACAGCTCGGCGCGGCGTGCTCAACTCAGCATGCACATCCGAATGCGACCCCTGCCGCGCCGAGTTCGCCTCTTCGATCATGTCTCCGTTCGCGGATACCATGCCCGCCCCATGTCCGCACCGGAATTCAGCCCTAGCGTCCCCCCATCATCCAGGACTCCGTCAATGGATGAGATCGTCTCCCTCTGCCGCCGCCGAGGATTCATCTTCGGCTCGAGCGAAATCTACGGCGGCATCAACGGATTCTGGGATTACGGTCCGCTCGGCACGGAGCTCAAGCGCAACCTGAAGAACGCATGGTGGGAGGACATGGTCCGCCGCGAACTTCGCGGGCCCGATGGCAAGCCCGTCGACATCGTGGGCGTCGACTGCACCATCATCATGAACCCGAAGGTCTGGATCGCCTCCGGGCATGTCGGCGGCTTCAACGACCCGATGGTCGATTGCCGTGAAACCAAGCTGCGATATCGCGCCGATCACCTGCTCGCTCTCGGCGCCGTCGAGCCCAGCGCCCGCATCCATGTCTTTGTCGAGGGCGATGCCGACTCGCTCGCCCGCGCAGAGAAGGCGCTCACCAAGTACGAGAAGCGCGATTCACTCGACTCGGTGCGTCATCAGGTCCGGCCCTTCACGCATCTCTCGGCCGAGGAGCGCTCGCGCGCCGTGGGCCCGGACGCGAAGGAGCCCGGCACCCTCACCGAGCCGCGGCAGTTCAATCTGATGTTCGAGACCTTCGTCGGCGCCATCCGCGACGACGACGCCCGCGCCTACCTGCGACCCGAAACGGCGCAGGGCATCTTCGCCAACTTTCAGAATGTCGTCGACTCGACGCGCGTGCGCGTGCCCTTCGGCATCGCTCAGATCGGCAAGGCCTTCCGCAACGAGGTCACGCCCCGCAACTTCACCTTCAGAAGCCGCGAGTTCGAGCAGGCGGAGATCGAGTTCTTCATTCACCCGTCGACTGCGAACGAGTGGTACGCCTTCTGGCGCGATCAGCGCTATCGCTGGTGGCAGTCGATCGGTCTTGCCGGTGACAACCTGACGCTTCGCGAGCACGGTCGCGACGAGCTCGCGCACTACGCCAAGGAGGGCGCCGGGTGCTGCGATGTGGAGTATCGCTTCCCATTCACTGCGCCGGGCTTCGGCGAACTCGAGGGTGTCGCACACCGCAGCGACTACGACCTGCGCCAGCACGCCGAGCACAGCGGCAAGCGCGACAAGATGAAGTACTTCGACCAGGAGCGCGCCGAGCGCTACTTCCCCCATGTCATCGAGCCATCCGGGGGCATGGATCGCGGCACGCTCGCGCTCCTGTGCGAGGCGTACACGCCCGACCCATCACGCCCGAGCGGCGTCTTCATGAAGTTCCATCCGCGCATGGCCCCGGTCAAGGCGGGCATCTTCCCGCTCGTGAACAAGGACGGCATGCCGGAGATGGCCGAGGCTCTCTCACGCCAGTTGCGCCGGCGCTGGCCGGTTGAGTTCGATCCCAAGCAGTCGATCGGCAAGCGCTACGCGCGCATGGACGAGGCGGGCACCCCCTACTGCTTCACCATTGACGGCGACTCGCTCAAGGACCAGACCGTGACCGTGCGGCATCGTGACTCGCAGGCGCAGGAGCGCATCGGCGTCGACCATGTGGAGAACTGGCTCAGCGACCGACTGTCGTAACCGCGTTGCTGGGCTTCCTTGAGTGGCCCGGCCTGGCCCGCAACACCGCCGGAACGGCATCCGCATCCTCGGGCGGTGCGTTCGAGTTCTCGCGAGCACTGCGATCGACACTCATTGGATGAATGCCGACCACGGACTCTGCGGCTGTCGCGGGCGATCATCGCCATCCTGATCGCGATCCACGGGCTTGCGATGCCGCTCCGAGCGGCTCAGCCGTTGGAGCGCAGCGCGTGGAGTTCGATCGAACATGTGCTTCCCCACACAGTCACCGTGCCGGAGCCCGGATGGCTCTGCAAGTTCAAGGGAACACCCGCACCGGCGCCAATGATGAGTGATCTCGTCTTCTCCGCGTACGATGATGCGTCGCCGTTCCGCGAGCGTGTCGTGCGCTGGTGAAGATCGAGCCGGTCGGAGATACTCTGCGTTGCGTTCATCACCTCGGCGTGCGTGCGCTGGGCCGCCGGGAAGGGACCACGAAGGGAGGACCTCGCTCGATGAGCCGGTATCGACACTCGCTTCCGCAGCTTGGAGAACGGCTGTTCCTGACCGACGGAGGACTCGAGACGACCCTCGTCTTCCACGATGGGCTCGAACTTCCCGAGTTTGCAGCGTTCCCCCTGCTCCGGCGCGAGGACGGTGAGCAGATCCTCGTGCGGTACTTCCGGGGCTTCGCCGGGATCGCACGCCGCCACGGTGCCGGGTTGATTCTCGAAAGCGCGACCTGGCGCGCCAGCGCCGACTGGGGTGCGCGGCTTGGGTACACACCCGAGGCGCTGGTCCGTGCCAATCGCCGCGCCGTGGACCTGCTCATCCCGATCCGCGACGAGTTCGACGCGCCCGAGACTCCGGTCGTCATCAGCGGCTGCCTCGGACCTCGCGGCGACGGCTATGTGCCTTCCATGCAGATGAGCGCCGATGAGGCGGAGAGGTACCACCAGCCCCAGGCGCGCGCCCTGGTCGATGCCGGTGTCGACATGCTCTGCGCCATGACACTGAACACCATCGACGAGGCGATCGGGATCACCCGGACGGCGGTTCGACTGAGTGTTCCCGTCGCCATCAGCTTCACCGTTGAGGTCAACGCGCGGCTCGCCACCGGTGAAACCCTGCGTCACGCCATCGAGGCGGTGGACGACGCCACGGCGCAGGTGCCGGCGTACTACATGATCAACTGCGCCCATCCCTCCCACTTCCGACCGGCCCTCGAGGATGGAGGACCATGGACCTCCAGGATTCGCGGCATCCGCGCGAACGCCTCGCGCAAGAGCCATGCCGAGCTGAATGAATCCACGGAGCTTGACCCGGGCAAGCCCCTCGAACTGGCCGAGGATTACGCGTCGCTCATTGAGCGTTGGCCGCAAATCACCGTGCTCGGGGGCTGTTGCGGCACCGACGAACGCCATGTCGAGTGCATCGCCGATCGCTGTGCTCCCCTCTTTGCGGCACGACCGAACTCCTGAACACCGATCACGATCTTCGGCGCAGGGTCATCGCGTGGAAGGGCCTTCCTTCACGCTGGTACTTCCGCTCGAAGTTCGTGCCGACGACCTCGCCTTCCGCCGCTGATCGAGGCTGCGCGAACGGCACGCGCTCGAAGCGATCGTTCACCTGTTCGGCGCACTGCTCATACCAGGTCCAGAGCTCATCGTGATCGGTAACGAGGCGCACCTCGCCTTCCGGTCGCAGCACGCGATGGAAGTCACCGAGTGACCGAACTTGCACCACGCGTCGCTTGTGATGGCGCTTCTTCGGCCACGGATCGCTGAAGTAGAGGTGAATGACATCAACGCAATCGTCCCGCAGTCGATGATGAATGAACTCAATCGCATCGCCATAGAGCACGCGCACATTGGGAACCGCGTGGCGACGCATGCGATCGGCGGCATAGCGATAGAACTCGCCCGCGTACTCGATGCCGAGGAAGAGCGTGTCGGAGTGCTGCGGCGCCTCCTGAAGGAGGAAGGCCCCCTTTCCGACACCGATCTCGATCTCGAAACGACGAGCGCGACTCGAAGCCTCGGATCCGAAGAAGAACTCCGGCCCAAGCCGCCCCGCTTCAAGCGCTGGCAGATCCGCCGTGGTGAAGCCCCACCCACTGGTCACCAACTCACGACCTCGTCCGAGTCCGAATGACATGCTCTGCGCACCTGCTCAGGACGCGCTCGGTCTCAGGGACCATCCGCAGGGGCAGTGCCTTGCATGGCGGTCACGATCCACTCGACCATGTCCTTCAGCGCCTCGGGATCGAAGGTCACTTCGATGAATGCATACTCATCGGGCCCGCCGGTGATCGCGGGCTGGAAGAGATGGTTCAGATTCGGATAGCGCTTCGTCGCGATCGGCAACCCCGCATCGCGTCGGATGGCCTCGATGCGGAGAAGGT encodes:
- a CDS encoding homocysteine S-methyltransferase family protein, with the protein product MSRYRHSLPQLGERLFLTDGGLETTLVFHDGLELPEFAAFPLLRREDGEQILVRYFRGFAGIARRHGAGLILESATWRASADWGARLGYTPEALVRANRRAVDLLIPIRDEFDAPETPVVISGCLGPRGDGYVPSMQMSADEAERYHQPQARALVDAGVDMLCAMTLNTIDEAIGITRTAVRLSVPVAISFTVEVNARLATGETLRHAIEAVDDATAQVPAYYMINCAHPSHFRPALEDGGPWTSRIRGIRANASRKSHAELNESTELDPGKPLELAEDYASLIERWPQITVLGGCCGTDERHVECIADRCAPLFAARPNS
- the folE gene encoding GTP cyclohydrolase I FolE — its product is MAKDPRSKGRNSRTASTRPASGRNGKARTTADQTAARAESNDMICFPEPDFANTTTHDAMSHVRALLEYIGEDPDREGLLDTPKRVIRAMHEHFRGYGMDPAEPLRKTFSEVEGYDELVLLTNIEVHSHCEHHMVPFVGRAHVGYIPNGRVVGLSKLARVVEIFSKRLQVQEKLTAQIAGTIKEVLKPHGVGVILQCRHFCMCYRGVQQPGAVTTTSKLHGTFLSSPAARMEFLTLCGFNKPPE
- a CDS encoding SDR family NAD(P)-dependent oxidoreductase produces the protein MAESNMGGRHLVVTGGAGALGAAVARSLVQSGATVTVLDRVKPQANALPPSVRSFEVDLSDEASVRRAFEALERLDGSIHCAGGFGMTPISETSLADFEAMWRMNTVSCYLCCREAVRAMRRSAPLASGSHGGGDGRHRGAEPSDAAPAARREVDAGRGGMPRGWIVNVAARPALQPVGGMTAYSASKAAVVSLTQSLAVELLSEGILVNAVAPSMMDTPSNRSAMPDADHSKWPSVDDVASVIRALASPRNRVTSGAIVPVYGAA
- a CDS encoding S9 family peptidase, whose amino-acid sequence is MPRRSSRLVQPEDLLRLVTVADPRFSADGHSVVFVRKGYDAKGARTSELWLASTRGAQRQRPLTTGPRDSTPRPSPVDDSLLFVRSATKEAPQLALLKLPPVRGKARPQVRTLTRLPEGSLASVEWSPDGRHVAFKWRQTMTEFTAAAAKRRKALGHSTPALVVDDPWYRLDGDGVFGTARFRLFVLDLGRNGAAPREVFRCDHLDDFSFDWSPDSSTIAVACNRDPRALFHPERAEILLVDPAGKRSPRSIEGLPEGPKDSPRWSPDGTHLAWAGRRGRSSMYDTANVELWTAAIDGSASRPRAVRPTSLTGASDFCLMSGTLSDTADASFAPWFAWSPDGQSLLMRIGWHGAGRIASVSASGGEVVLHTDGGAELAPGAFAAREGLIVAVRSAPMEPPEIAVAEVHGHLFEVEVRTSFNSSFRQSRALVTPREVWVTADGRIRSGAPRSKGRRSGHAVHAWVMRPPPGAPRRGGAAILQVHGGPHAQYGVSFFHEFQVLAAAGYTVVFSNPRGSKGYGARFCGAIRGRWGTADWKDVQSVTRFMARLPGVNRARLAIMGGSYGGYMANWAIAHSKEYRAAITDRCVSDLSSMCGTSDYPEVPDLYWPGVAWDRPQALRRSSPITCFKGVRTPTLIIHSEGDLRCNIEQGEQVHAALVTQGVPTRFVRYPRETSHGMSRSGPSDLRIHRLRQILQWWDEHLVKSSTR
- a CDS encoding glycine--tRNA ligase; this encodes MSAPEFSPSVPPSSRTPSMDEIVSLCRRRGFIFGSSEIYGGINGFWDYGPLGTELKRNLKNAWWEDMVRRELRGPDGKPVDIVGVDCTIIMNPKVWIASGHVGGFNDPMVDCRETKLRYRADHLLALGAVEPSARIHVFVEGDADSLARAEKALTKYEKRDSLDSVRHQVRPFTHLSAEERSRAVGPDAKEPGTLTEPRQFNLMFETFVGAIRDDDARAYLRPETAQGIFANFQNVVDSTRVRVPFGIAQIGKAFRNEVTPRNFTFRSREFEQAEIEFFIHPSTANEWYAFWRDQRYRWWQSIGLAGDNLTLREHGRDELAHYAKEGAGCCDVEYRFPFTAPGFGELEGVAHRSDYDLRQHAEHSGKRDKMKYFDQERAERYFPHVIEPSGGMDRGTLALLCEAYTPDPSRPSGVFMKFHPRMAPVKAGIFPLVNKDGMPEMAEALSRQLRRRWPVEFDPKQSIGKRYARMDEAGTPYCFTIDGDSLKDQTVTVRHRDSQAQERIGVDHVENWLSDRLS
- the trmB gene encoding tRNA (guanosine(46)-N7)-methyltransferase TrmB → MSFGLGRGRELVTSGWGFTTADLPALEAGRLGPEFFFGSEASSRARRFEIEIGVGKGAFLLQEAPQHSDTLFLGIEYAGEFYRYAADRMRRHAVPNVRVLYGDAIEFIHHRLRDDCVDVIHLYFSDPWPKKRHHKRRVVQVRSLGDFHRVLRPEGEVRLVTDHDELWTWYEQCAEQVNDRFERVPFAQPRSAAEGEVVGTNFERKYQREGRPFHAMTLRRRS